A region of Toxorhynchites rutilus septentrionalis strain SRP chromosome 1, ASM2978413v1, whole genome shotgun sequence DNA encodes the following proteins:
- the LOC129771618 gene encoding uncharacterized protein LOC129771618, with protein sequence MDGFESVNLLFNLDELIKNLEIVEEAITLARFNIPSSRLISPEEIFAAQQFLTSNNFELDSFGTILDIASAYVLRTSHSIIYTLKVPRIKDVIYELHYIEPVITNGTRVHLSSNYYLKGPKSYHMQNLCPKTRGLYICQESQLEVAGACIQQLMSGSSAQCMVEKTYGQNFVKKINDANIVVNDANMTMSSSCFKHTKDLQGSFLIQFSGCTIHLNGEEYTNLDAEGPATSFIPTTGLKVNATEIIYRMPLDYLQKLHLNHREHLHKLNLTTTNIHGSLRTFKWISFGSFSVTTLIILGIIFTLVIKNILPPCNRTKIVIKGDTPTGSMEDIVDEYIQKKPRVKFIPQQDN encoded by the coding sequence ATGGATGGATTTGAATCAGTTaatcttttatttaatttagatgAGCTCATCAAGAATTTAGAGATAGTAGAGGAGGCTATAACTTTAGCTAGGTTTAATATACCAAGCAGCCGCCTCATCAGCCCAGAAGAAATCTTCGCAGCACAACAGTTTCTCACCAGCAACAATTTCGAACTAGATTCCTTCGGCACTATTCTGGATATCGCCAGCGCTTATGTTCTTCGAACCTCACATTCAATTATCTACACCTTAAAAGTTCCAAGAATTAAGGATGTCATTTATGAGCTACACTACATCGAACCAGTCATAACCAATGGTACACGTGTTCATCTATCTTCAAACTACTATCTAAAAGGACCCAAATCttaccatatgcaaaatttaTGTCCTAAAACCAGAGGACTTTACATTTGCCAGGAGTCGCAGTTAGAAGTAGCAGGAGCATGCATTCAACAACTAATGAGTGGAAGTTCTGCCCAATGTATGGTTGAGAAAACGTATGGTCAAAATTTTGTAAAGAAAATCAACGACGCCAATATCGTTGTAAATGATGCAAACATGACTATGTCTTCAAGCTGTTTTAAACACACGAAAGACTTGCAGGGATCTTTCTTAATTCAGTTCTCCGGATGTACTATCCACCTAAATGGAGAGGAGTATACAAATCTCGACGCTGAAGGACCTGCAACGTCTTTTATTCCAACCACCGGGCTAAAGGTAAACGCCACTGAAATCATCTATCGTATGCCTCTAGACTACTTACAGAAACTTCATCTAAATCATCGAGAACACCTGCACAAGCTCAACTTGACGACGACAAACATACACGGAAGTTTGCGCACCTTCAAGTGGATATCCTTTGGTTCATTCTCCGTTACAACTCTAATCATCCTTGGAATCATTTTCACCTTGGTCATCAAAAACATACTTCCACCATGCAATAGAACCAAAATCGTTATCAAGGGAGACACGCCAACGGGTAGTATGGAGGACATTGTAGATGAATATATTCAGAAGAAACCGAGGGTTAAGTTCATACCACAGCAAGATAATTGA